The following coding sequences are from one Corallococcus caeni window:
- a CDS encoding GIY-YIG nuclease family protein: MLRCRDGTLYTGATNNLERRLATHGRGKGAAYTRARLPVTLVWSEPAQDRSAALRREAAIKRLTRADKLRLFARRPGRR, from the coding sequence ATGCTGCGCTGCCGCGATGGCACGCTGTACACGGGCGCCACCAACAACCTGGAGCGCCGTCTGGCCACGCATGGCCGGGGCAAGGGGGCCGCGTACACGCGCGCCCGGCTGCCGGTGACGCTGGTCTGGAGCGAGCCCGCCCAGGACCGGAGCGCCGCCCTGCGCCGGGAGGCCGCCATCAAGCGGCTCACGCGCGCGGACAAGCTGCGGCTCTTCGCGCGGCGTCCGGGAAGGCGTTGA
- a CDS encoding CBS domain-containing protein: MGQGRGFREALSSFIATVFPTDTLLGALKVMEQYHVQVVGVVGAGGSLVGVVHETQVLAGWRTDPLAQVSDVMARVRKTHAVRAQTRRLARMQGRRGGGQKPS; encoded by the coding sequence ATGGGGCAGGGCCGGGGGTTCAGGGAAGCGTTGTCGTCCTTCATCGCCACAGTTTTTCCCACAGACACACTGTTGGGGGCCTTGAAGGTGATGGAGCAGTACCACGTGCAGGTGGTGGGGGTGGTGGGGGCAGGGGGCAGCCTGGTGGGCGTGGTGCATGAGACGCAGGTGCTGGCGGGGTGGCGGACGGATCCGCTGGCGCAGGTGTCGGACGTCATGGCGCGCGTCCGGAAGACGCACGCGGTGAGGGCGCAGACGCGGCGGCTGGCGCGCATGCAGGGCAGGCGTGGGGGCGGGCAGAAGCCCTCCTGA
- a CDS encoding alpha/beta hydrolase, which produces MADLFTKAVERSKEGLLTLSFKPDELYRVPTDDGAAIALGRYHPRGERRFAEPVLLCHGLGANRFHMDFNEQYSLARYLARAGFETWVIELRGRGLAGACADWNFDDQAEHDVRTALRTVMSTGAQQVLWVGHSKGGLMLYAHLARNPQAPVKAAVSLGAPFTFAVQPGLRAFVQRMEPLLKLKVIPTRRVTSIAFFGAPPGPLTRYMMLADNMDPQVVRWALANVPADVAGGVGRQFARWITTSQFTTFDGSFDYREPLAGVRIPFLLIAGSRDLLAPPLAVARAKEHLGGPVKMLVAGRGHGFAADYGHADLILGRKAPDEIFPQVEAFLASNATPL; this is translated from the coding sequence ATGGCGGACCTCTTCACCAAGGCGGTCGAGCGGAGCAAGGAGGGGTTGCTGACCCTCAGCTTCAAGCCGGACGAGCTGTACCGGGTGCCCACGGACGACGGAGCGGCCATCGCGCTGGGGCGCTACCACCCTCGGGGAGAGCGCCGGTTCGCGGAGCCCGTCCTGCTGTGCCACGGGCTGGGAGCCAACCGCTTCCACATGGACTTCAACGAGCAGTACAGCCTGGCGCGCTACCTGGCGCGGGCGGGGTTCGAGACCTGGGTCATCGAATTGCGCGGCCGGGGGCTCGCGGGGGCCTGCGCGGACTGGAATTTTGATGATCAGGCTGAACACGATGTGAGAACGGCTTTGCGCACCGTGATGTCCACGGGTGCCCAGCAAGTGCTCTGGGTGGGCCACTCCAAGGGCGGGCTGATGCTCTACGCCCACCTGGCCCGCAACCCCCAGGCGCCGGTGAAGGCGGCGGTGTCCCTGGGCGCCCCCTTCACCTTCGCGGTGCAGCCGGGCTTGCGAGCGTTCGTGCAGCGGATGGAGCCCTTGCTCAAGCTCAAGGTCATCCCTACCCGCCGTGTCACCAGCATCGCCTTCTTCGGGGCGCCGCCGGGGCCGCTCACCCGGTACATGATGCTGGCGGACAACATGGATCCGCAGGTGGTGCGCTGGGCGCTGGCCAACGTGCCCGCGGACGTGGCCGGGGGCGTGGGGCGGCAGTTCGCCCGGTGGATCACCACCAGCCAGTTCACGACGTTCGACGGGAGCTTCGACTACCGCGAGCCGCTGGCCGGGGTGAGGATTCCCTTCCTGCTCATCGCCGGCAGCCGGGACCTGCTCGCGCCGCCGCTGGCGGTGGCCCGGGCGAAGGAGCACCTGGGGGGCCCGGTGAAGATGCTGGTCGCCGGGCGCGGCCACGGCTTCGCGGCGGACTACGGCCACGCGGACCTCATCCTGGGCCGCAAGGCGCCGGATGAAATCTTCCCCCAGGTGGAGGCCTTCCTGGCCTCCAACGCCACCCCGCTCTAG
- a CDS encoding peptidylprolyl isomerase has protein sequence MRPASFRASLPSWSAVVTLGLALGVLGLTGCRPQTQEGPDPTVVATVNGESLSRTDFEQELARELATTEGPEPTPEEVEPFKRALVDTLVKRMLLLQAAKQNNIAVTPEEVDRGVLRLSGDYPAGNFNEVLAQGQLSMAELRAREASRLTIEKLFTNHVYSRVAVTEEELRAYYAAHEADFQEPEEVHAAQMVVKGLDEARKLQVQLKAGKKFSDLARRYSLSADGKVGGDLGFFPRGQMPPAFDEVVFKLGVGQVSDVVSTEYGYHLFKVLERRAPRKRELAEVRSKVEGRLLEAKRAAAQEAFEKELRDKAQVVVNEATLQTIRGRPAPQAAK, from the coding sequence ATGCGTCCCGCTTCCTTCCGCGCCTCCCTCCCGTCGTGGTCCGCCGTCGTCACCCTGGGGCTCGCCCTGGGAGTGCTGGGGCTGACGGGCTGCCGGCCGCAAACCCAGGAGGGACCGGACCCCACGGTGGTGGCCACCGTGAACGGCGAGTCGCTCAGCCGGACGGACTTCGAACAGGAGCTGGCGCGGGAGCTGGCCACCACGGAGGGCCCGGAGCCCACGCCCGAGGAAGTGGAGCCCTTCAAGCGGGCGCTCGTGGACACGCTGGTGAAGCGGATGCTGCTGCTCCAGGCCGCGAAGCAGAACAACATCGCCGTGACGCCCGAAGAGGTGGACCGGGGCGTGCTGCGGCTGTCGGGTGACTACCCCGCGGGCAACTTCAATGAGGTGCTCGCCCAGGGGCAGCTGTCCATGGCGGAGCTGCGCGCGCGGGAAGCGAGCCGGCTCACCATCGAGAAGCTCTTCACCAACCACGTCTATTCGCGCGTGGCGGTGACGGAGGAGGAGCTGCGCGCGTACTACGCGGCGCACGAGGCGGACTTCCAGGAGCCGGAGGAGGTCCACGCGGCGCAGATGGTGGTGAAGGGCCTGGACGAGGCGCGCAAGCTCCAGGTGCAGCTCAAGGCGGGCAAGAAGTTCTCCGACCTCGCGCGGCGCTATTCGCTCAGCGCGGATGGCAAGGTGGGGGGCGACCTGGGCTTCTTCCCCCGGGGACAGATGCCGCCGGCCTTCGACGAGGTGGTATTCAAGCTGGGGGTCGGGCAGGTTTCGGACGTGGTGTCCACGGAGTACGGCTACCACCTGTTCAAGGTGCTGGAGCGCAGGGCTCCGAGGAAGCGGGAGCTGGCGGAGGTGCGCTCGAAGGTGGAGGGGCGCCTGCTGGAGGCCAAGCGGGCGGCGGCGCAGGAGGCGTTCGAGAAGGAGCTGCGCGACAAGGCCCAGGTGGTGGTGAATGAGGCCACGCTGCAGACCATCCGCGGGCGGCCGGCGCCGCAGGCGGCGAAGTGA
- a CDS encoding peptidylprolyl isomerase: MKNLVAFLAAVMLLTGGSSARAELVDKVAAVVNRDVIPLSEVQQRAAPELQRVNSEIDPHKRAEARAQLMKTALDTLIGEKLMESEVAQLGITTTEAEVDELVQDVLKQNNVSDITQFEQLLKNEGFTLASYKDMLRKRVVRDKLLRMKVGPKVKVTEEDLKAAYTQYTRLESEDVEVHARHILVQVDAKATPEQVAAAKQKAEGIAQEARRPGMDFASLARARSEGPSAADGGDLGYFKRGVMVPAFEKAAFNLKEGEVSEPIRTNFGWHILKVEERRNVSVASYEEMKPKLESKLLNEKTEKFLDQYVQELRSKANVEVKM, translated from the coding sequence ATGAAGAACCTGGTGGCGTTCCTGGCGGCGGTGATGCTCCTCACGGGTGGCTCGTCCGCCCGCGCGGAGCTGGTGGACAAGGTGGCGGCGGTGGTGAACCGCGACGTCATCCCGCTGTCGGAGGTGCAGCAGCGCGCCGCGCCGGAGCTCCAGCGCGTGAACTCCGAGATCGACCCGCACAAGCGCGCCGAGGCCCGCGCGCAGCTGATGAAGACCGCGCTGGACACGCTCATCGGCGAGAAGCTGATGGAGAGCGAGGTCGCGCAGCTGGGCATCACCACCACCGAGGCGGAGGTGGATGAGCTGGTGCAGGACGTGCTCAAGCAGAACAACGTCAGCGACATCACCCAGTTCGAGCAGCTGCTCAAGAACGAGGGGTTCACGCTCGCCAGCTACAAGGACATGCTGCGCAAGCGCGTGGTGCGCGACAAGCTGCTGCGCATGAAGGTGGGCCCCAAGGTGAAGGTCACCGAGGAGGACCTGAAGGCCGCGTACACGCAGTACACGCGCCTGGAGAGCGAGGACGTGGAGGTGCACGCCCGCCACATCCTCGTGCAGGTGGACGCCAAGGCCACGCCGGAGCAGGTGGCCGCCGCGAAGCAGAAGGCGGAGGGCATCGCGCAGGAGGCCCGCCGGCCGGGCATGGACTTCGCGTCCCTGGCGCGAGCGCGCAGCGAGGGCCCCAGCGCGGCGGACGGCGGCGACCTGGGCTACTTCAAGCGCGGCGTGATGGTGCCTGCCTTCGAGAAGGCCGCCTTCAACCTCAAGGAGGGTGAGGTCAGCGAGCCCATCCGCACCAACTTCGGCTGGCACATCCTGAAGGTGGAGGAGCGCCGCAACGTGTCCGTGGCCTCCTACGAGGAGATGAAGCCGAAGCTGGAGTCCAAGCTCCTCAACGAGAAGACGGAGAAGTTCCTGGACCAGTACGTCCAGGAGCTGCGCTCCAAGGCCAACGTCGAAGTGAAGATGTGA
- the pdxA gene encoding 4-hydroxythreonine-4-phosphate dehydrogenase PdxA — MAAALPRVGISLGDVSGIGPEVTALALAKPAVRRALVPVLFGDGPTLDGFPLFRRFPRVALEDLGRTPGPAVVEVTRLAQKHRVPGKPTREGGKAQYAYVRAAIDAMRAGTVDALCTAPVSKEEISRAGIPFMGHTEVLADAFGVDVMMMMDGPRVRIALATNHVPISALPKLLTVEKLVAQLQLLSRALQPVVGRRPRIAVLGLNPHAGEGGMLGREEVEVIGPAIRAARAKRVDAHGPIPADGLFARPDEVGAKYDVVLAMYHDQGLIPAKALDFERTVNVTLGLPVPRTSPDHGTAYAIAGTGTASCVPMMEALLKAARLSGRAARPGAAPGPRRPPSGR; from the coding sequence ATGGCTGCCGCGCTGCCGCGCGTGGGCATCTCGCTGGGGGACGTGTCGGGCATCGGGCCGGAGGTGACGGCCCTGGCGCTGGCGAAGCCCGCGGTGCGCCGCGCGCTGGTGCCCGTCCTCTTCGGAGACGGGCCCACGCTGGACGGCTTCCCCCTCTTCCGCCGCTTCCCGCGCGTGGCCCTGGAGGACCTGGGCCGCACCCCGGGGCCGGCGGTGGTGGAGGTGACGCGCCTTGCCCAGAAGCACCGCGTGCCGGGCAAGCCCACGCGCGAGGGCGGCAAGGCGCAGTACGCGTACGTGCGGGCCGCCATCGACGCGATGCGCGCGGGGACGGTGGACGCGCTGTGCACCGCGCCCGTCTCCAAGGAGGAGATTTCGCGCGCGGGCATCCCGTTCATGGGCCACACGGAGGTGCTGGCGGACGCGTTCGGCGTGGACGTGATGATGATGATGGACGGGCCGCGCGTGAGAATCGCGCTGGCGACGAACCACGTCCCCATCTCCGCGCTGCCGAAGCTGCTCACGGTGGAGAAGCTGGTGGCGCAGCTCCAGCTGCTGTCGCGCGCGCTGCAGCCGGTGGTGGGGCGCAGGCCGCGCATCGCCGTGCTGGGGCTCAACCCGCATGCGGGCGAGGGCGGGATGCTGGGACGCGAGGAGGTGGAGGTGATTGGCCCCGCCATCCGCGCCGCCCGGGCGAAGCGGGTGGATGCGCACGGGCCCATCCCCGCGGACGGACTGTTCGCCCGGCCCGACGAGGTGGGCGCGAAGTACGACGTGGTGCTGGCCATGTACCACGACCAGGGACTCATCCCGGCCAAGGCGCTGGACTTCGAGCGCACGGTGAACGTGACGCTGGGCCTGCCGGTGCCGCGCACGTCGCCGGACCACGGCACCGCCTATGCCATCGCCGGCACGGGGACCGCCAGCTGCGTGCCCATGATGGAGGCGCTGCTCAAGGCGGCCCGGCTTTCGGGGCGAGCCGCGCGTCCAGGTGCCGCGCCAGGTCCTCGCCGTCCTCCTTCGGGTCGATGA
- a CDS encoding SRPBCC family protein has translation MTTQTETPKRSTFTFERTYPATLAEVWELWTTKDGFESWWGPEGFSVKVHELDARPGGLLRYDMIATAPEQVAFMKRAGMPTSTPSSLTFTEVTPQRRIAYRHAVDFIPGVAPYNVSTGVDLQEQGDSVRMTVTADALHSGEWTQRASAGWESQLRKLDQRFQR, from the coding sequence ATGACGACCCAGACCGAAACCCCGAAGCGGAGCACCTTCACGTTCGAGCGGACCTATCCCGCGACGCTCGCCGAGGTGTGGGAGCTGTGGACGACGAAGGACGGCTTCGAGTCCTGGTGGGGCCCGGAGGGCTTCTCCGTGAAGGTGCACGAACTGGACGCGCGTCCGGGCGGCCTCCTGCGCTACGACATGATCGCCACCGCGCCGGAGCAGGTCGCCTTCATGAAGCGGGCGGGCATGCCCACCTCCACCCCGAGCAGCCTGACGTTCACGGAGGTGACGCCCCAGCGCCGCATCGCGTACCGGCACGCGGTGGACTTCATCCCCGGCGTCGCGCCGTACAACGTCTCCACCGGGGTGGACCTCCAGGAGCAGGGCGACAGCGTGCGGATGACCGTGACCGCCGACGCCCTGCACAGCGGGGAGTGGACGCAGCGAGCGTCCGCGGGTTGGGAGAGCCAGCTTCGCAAGCTCGACCAGCGGTTCCAGCGTTAG
- a CDS encoding ArsR/SmtB family transcription factor → MNVDVFQTLADPTRRRIVEALKGGELSVNDLVARVDIQQSGVSRHLGILQEAGFVQVRPEGTKRLYSLRPEPFQELDAWVTGYRGLWEARLDRFGQALERRRKARMATPKSEEEPP, encoded by the coding sequence ATGAATGTTGACGTCTTCCAGACCCTGGCCGACCCCACGCGCCGCCGCATCGTCGAGGCGCTGAAGGGCGGCGAGCTGTCGGTGAACGACCTGGTGGCGCGGGTCGACATCCAGCAGTCGGGTGTCTCCCGTCACCTGGGGATCCTCCAGGAGGCGGGCTTCGTCCAGGTCCGCCCCGAGGGCACGAAGCGGCTGTACTCGCTGCGTCCGGAGCCCTTCCAGGAACTCGATGCCTGGGTCACCGGGTATCGCGGCCTCTGGGAGGCCCGGCTCGACCGGTTCGGTCAGGCGCTCGAGCGAAGACGGAAGGCACGCATGGCCACCCCCAAGTCCGAGGAAGAACCCCCATGA
- a CDS encoding AgmX/PglI C-terminal domain-containing protein, with protein MSELLTGDVSSRAQLGGSDFSRDPETFDAELDACLDRALTAPSEDDDTVPESFATGPLRTLLDLASTEESWMQSLPPPSNDNAEPELTLSAEAASFVIPEWLRAEETSASQEPSCGAVTAWDSAAPAPAWATPGSPAAAYAPQPWMPYAPEAPEPPPPAIADASTRILGMSPMSFVSAVAMGALAAGLLVVAGLRLTSKDDPHAAQPAPQAQTVLGTVAGAPQRTVGATAAQVPPGTQGVAAAQQGTSAAQAGVQGMQAYFGVPGTQAAPDFQQSLAGGVNTPSLTDAQRAAQALTPNTPVLAGPASAGLTTGLHTLSPDPTPSTQPAPLTKKKAPVAQRAATLEAPEDTGEVREMSFGGEISEEELAQARQAAAEAEAEEAAQPESEIDEDFARELGFTDEAEASAPKQAQEKTVYIPPAPTTSEREQLTPADVTNVVVTNQPAIATCVQNFKAGTALENGGRFQVRWSVDTSGTVSGVAMETEALKGSPLAGCIEDQVRGWKFPVHRVAMNAPVRFPFVF; from the coding sequence GTGAGCGAGCTACTGACGGGTGATGTGTCGTCGCGGGCGCAGCTGGGCGGTTCGGACTTCTCCCGCGACCCCGAGACCTTCGATGCCGAGCTGGATGCGTGCCTGGATCGCGCGCTCACCGCTCCTTCCGAAGACGACGACACCGTGCCGGAGTCCTTCGCGACCGGTCCGCTGCGCACGCTGCTCGACCTGGCCTCCACGGAAGAGTCCTGGATGCAGTCGCTGCCGCCTCCGTCCAACGACAACGCGGAGCCCGAACTCACGCTGTCCGCCGAAGCCGCGAGCTTCGTCATCCCGGAGTGGCTGCGCGCGGAGGAGACCAGCGCTTCACAGGAGCCCTCCTGCGGCGCCGTGACGGCGTGGGACTCCGCGGCGCCGGCGCCCGCCTGGGCCACGCCCGGCTCTCCCGCCGCGGCCTACGCGCCGCAGCCGTGGATGCCGTACGCCCCGGAGGCGCCCGAGCCTCCGCCGCCCGCCATCGCCGATGCGTCCACGCGCATCCTCGGCATGAGCCCCATGTCCTTCGTCAGCGCGGTGGCCATGGGCGCGCTCGCCGCGGGCCTCCTCGTCGTCGCGGGCCTGCGCCTGACGTCGAAGGATGATCCGCACGCCGCGCAGCCTGCTCCGCAAGCGCAGACCGTGCTCGGCACCGTAGCGGGTGCCCCGCAGCGCACCGTGGGCGCCACGGCCGCGCAGGTCCCTCCGGGCACGCAGGGCGTCGCGGCGGCTCAGCAGGGCACCTCGGCCGCGCAGGCCGGTGTTCAGGGCATGCAGGCCTACTTCGGCGTGCCCGGCACGCAGGCGGCTCCGGACTTCCAGCAGTCCCTCGCGGGCGGCGTGAACACGCCCTCGCTGACGGACGCGCAGCGCGCCGCGCAGGCGCTCACCCCGAACACGCCGGTCCTCGCGGGCCCCGCGAGCGCGGGCCTGACCACCGGCCTGCACACGTTGTCCCCGGACCCCACGCCGTCCACGCAGCCCGCTCCGCTGACGAAGAAGAAGGCCCCCGTGGCCCAGCGCGCGGCCACGCTCGAAGCGCCCGAGGACACCGGCGAGGTCCGCGAGATGTCCTTCGGCGGGGAGATCTCCGAGGAGGAGCTGGCCCAGGCCCGTCAGGCCGCCGCCGAAGCCGAAGCCGAGGAGGCCGCGCAGCCCGAGTCTGAAATCGACGAGGACTTCGCCCGCGAGCTCGGCTTCACCGACGAAGCGGAGGCCTCCGCCCCGAAGCAGGCCCAGGAGAAGACCGTCTACATCCCGCCCGCCCCGACGACCTCCGAGCGCGAGCAGCTCACGCCCGCGGACGTCACCAACGTGGTCGTCACGAACCAGCCCGCCATCGCCACCTGCGTCCAGAACTTCAAGGCCGGCACCGCGCTGGAGAACGGCGGCCGCTTCCAGGTGCGCTGGTCCGTGGACACCTCCGGCACCGTGTCCGGCGTGGCCATGGAGACCGAAGCACTGAAGGGCTCCCCGCTCGCGGGCTGCATCGAGGACCAGGTGCGCGGCTGGAAGTTCCCCGTGCACCGCGTCGCGATGAACGCCCCCGTGCGCTTCCCCTTCGTCTTCTAG
- a CDS encoding type II toxin-antitoxin system RelE family toxin: MSTKPTATYTKGSDYLRIRIGDYRVIYQVEDGRLVVLIVELGHRRELYR, from the coding sequence ATGAGCACGAAGCCCACCGCCACCTATACGAAGGGGAGCGACTACCTGCGGATCCGCATTGGCGACTACCGCGTCATCTACCAGGTCGAGGACGGCCGGCTCGTGGTGTTGATCGTCGAGCTGGGCCACCGGCGGGAGCTCTACCGCTAG
- a CDS encoding aldo/keto reductase, translating into MSLDHYVTLGRSGLRVSPFCLGTMTFGEDLGWGSSVDTSNAILDRYIERGGNFIDTANVYTFGHSEKIIGDHLGKDPAKRNRVVIATKFFGNLFEKDPNGGGAGRKSVVAACEESLRRLQTDSIDLYWMHAWDANTPIEETMRALDDLVRSGKVRYVGFSDTPAWKVAQAQVTAYFRGWAPLVALQIEYSLLERTVEGELIPMARELGLGVTPWSPLRSGVLSGKYTRENAGRQKADRGAWAESSLNEKTYRLIDVLQRVAKEQNSTVARVSLAWVQGRPGVASTILGARTLEQLDNNLGALDVKLTPEQVKALDDESQPTLNFPAAFLQGAPSFMHAGLRVNGVQAPPSNLMPKAGAKRY; encoded by the coding sequence ATGTCGCTCGACCATTACGTCACCCTGGGCCGCTCAGGCCTGCGCGTCAGCCCCTTCTGTCTGGGGACCATGACGTTCGGCGAGGACCTGGGCTGGGGCAGCAGCGTGGACACGTCCAACGCCATCCTGGACCGCTACATCGAGCGGGGTGGCAACTTCATCGACACGGCGAACGTGTACACGTTCGGGCACTCGGAGAAGATCATCGGGGACCACCTGGGGAAGGACCCTGCGAAACGCAACCGGGTGGTGATTGCCACGAAGTTCTTCGGCAACCTCTTCGAGAAGGATCCGAACGGCGGCGGCGCGGGCCGCAAGTCGGTGGTGGCGGCGTGCGAGGAGTCGCTGCGCCGGCTGCAGACGGACTCCATCGACCTGTACTGGATGCACGCCTGGGACGCGAACACGCCCATCGAGGAGACGATGCGGGCGCTGGACGACCTGGTGCGCTCCGGCAAGGTCCGCTACGTGGGCTTCTCCGACACGCCCGCGTGGAAGGTGGCGCAGGCGCAGGTGACGGCGTACTTCCGGGGCTGGGCGCCGCTGGTGGCGTTGCAGATCGAGTACTCGTTGCTGGAGCGCACGGTGGAGGGCGAGCTCATCCCGATGGCGCGGGAGCTGGGGCTGGGCGTGACGCCGTGGTCGCCGCTGCGCAGCGGGGTGTTGAGCGGCAAGTACACGCGGGAGAACGCGGGCAGGCAGAAGGCGGACCGGGGCGCGTGGGCGGAGTCGTCGCTCAACGAGAAGACGTACCGGCTCATCGACGTGCTCCAGCGCGTGGCGAAGGAGCAGAACAGCACGGTGGCGCGAGTGTCACTGGCCTGGGTGCAGGGCCGGCCGGGCGTGGCGTCCACCATCCTGGGCGCGCGCACGTTGGAGCAACTGGACAACAACCTGGGCGCGCTGGACGTGAAGCTCACGCCAGAGCAGGTGAAGGCGCTGGATGACGAATCCCAGCCCACGCTCAACTTCCCGGCGGCCTTCCTCCAGGGAGCGCCGTCCTTCATGCACGCGGGCCTGCGCGTGAACGGAGTCCAGGCGCCGCCCAGCAACCTGATGCCCAAGGCGGGCGCGAAGCGGTACTGA
- a CDS encoding RedB protein, whose amino-acid sequence MKAPSTRGWLMLAGALWLGGIGTGVVALARYSVTPGATPVTVATWPEGTRLSRQAGRPVLVMLAHPKCTCTRASLAELAEVMAHAGGRAEAYVLFLRPEGLEDGWEQGDLWRTAASIPGVTVLSDADGLEAKRFGATTSGHVVLYGADGRLRFSGGITVARGHVGDSPGREALERVLREDGEGGGTPVYGCALEAPREG is encoded by the coding sequence ATGAAGGCACCTTCCACCCGCGGGTGGCTCATGCTCGCGGGTGCGCTGTGGCTGGGCGGCATCGGCACGGGGGTCGTGGCGCTGGCCCGGTATTCGGTGACGCCCGGGGCCACGCCGGTGACGGTGGCGACGTGGCCGGAGGGAACGCGGCTGTCGCGTCAGGCGGGGAGGCCGGTGCTGGTGATGCTCGCGCATCCGAAGTGCACCTGCACGCGGGCGAGCCTGGCGGAGCTGGCGGAGGTGATGGCGCACGCGGGCGGACGCGCGGAGGCCTATGTCCTGTTCCTGCGCCCGGAGGGACTGGAGGACGGCTGGGAGCAGGGCGACCTGTGGCGCACGGCCGCGAGCATCCCGGGCGTCACGGTGCTGAGTGACGCGGACGGCCTGGAGGCGAAGCGCTTCGGCGCGACGACCTCCGGACACGTGGTGCTCTACGGCGCGGACGGGCGCCTGCGCTTCAGCGGCGGCATCACCGTGGCGCGCGGGCACGTGGGCGACAGCCCGGGGCGTGAAGCGCTGGAGCGGGTGCTGCGCGAAGACGGCGAGGGCGGCGGCACGCCGGTGTATGGCTGCGCGCTGGAAGCACCCCGGGAGGGCTGA
- a CDS encoding HPF/RaiA family ribosome-associated protein → MKRALRITYRGMETSDTLNEHIRDQAEKLEQFFDGITGCNVVVEEPHRHHAQGHQFHVRVELHVPGKDIIADREPAEPTTHADAYQAVTDAFEAARRQLQHHAERQHAHHR, encoded by the coding sequence ATGAAGCGCGCACTGCGAATCACCTACCGGGGCATGGAGACGAGCGACACCCTCAACGAGCACATCCGCGACCAGGCGGAGAAGCTGGAGCAGTTCTTCGACGGCATCACCGGCTGCAACGTGGTGGTGGAGGAGCCGCACCGGCACCACGCGCAGGGACATCAGTTCCACGTCCGCGTGGAGCTGCACGTGCCGGGCAAGGACATCATCGCGGACCGGGAGCCCGCGGAGCCCACGACCCACGCGGATGCCTACCAGGCCGTCACCGACGCCTTCGAGGCCGCGCGGCGCCAGCTGCAACACCACGCGGAACGCCAGCACGCGCACCACCGCTGA